One segment of Thermosipho africanus Ob7 DNA contains the following:
- the zorA gene encoding anti-phage ZorAB system protein ZorA — MFLSFLKGFFTVLLNPFTVIYILIEFLFFAYYLFKKGSLQNSLNREDNELTEEEIISFTNFWPNFFITLGILGTFIGIIIGIINLDFENENSLKNSINSLLSSMGTAFFSSIIGVIFSIAAQIINKPVVNDLSKITKTNKEKLLDEIIGIRNDIKELLAKPFETISEKANQTVEQYSSSFNQLNETLNNTFEQNINRFSNIVHNISEELYKQFDSIKQQSELIEKREKVIQNEKELLKDFSLIIEKSRETFNEIFEKQKNTVDKLEKVETLIQSIIENKADLNSLNENVLEVINNFKRFTDEFNSNFNEFISSINRVTQQIPNQMSLKYKNAFEEMENFTIEFFSKFKEISVYLNNTIDDFEKSLEYFNYSLNNIRNDIEFAIKDFKNSLVQLLEDYYKISNNINDEEERKNE, encoded by the coding sequence ATGTTTCTTAGCTTTTTAAAAGGATTTTTTACTGTTTTATTAAATCCATTTACTGTTATTTACATATTAATTGAATTTTTATTTTTTGCATACTATCTTTTTAAAAAAGGTTCATTGCAGAATTCTTTGAATCGAGAGGATAATGAACTAACTGAAGAAGAGATTATTTCTTTTACAAACTTTTGGCCTAATTTCTTTATTACTTTAGGAATATTAGGAACTTTTATCGGCATTATCATAGGTATTATCAATCTGGATTTTGAAAATGAAAATTCATTAAAGAATAGTATTAATTCTTTACTTTCATCAATGGGAACTGCTTTTTTTTCATCAATTATTGGTGTAATTTTTTCAATTGCGGCACAAATAATAAACAAGCCGGTAGTAAATGATTTGTCAAAAATTACTAAAACAAATAAGGAAAAATTATTAGATGAAATTATAGGAATAAGAAATGATATTAAAGAATTACTTGCCAAACCATTTGAAACTATCTCAGAAAAAGCAAATCAAACAGTTGAACAATATTCTAGTAGTTTTAATCAGCTTAATGAAACTTTAAATAACACTTTTGAGCAAAACATAAATAGATTTAGTAATATTGTTCATAATATTTCAGAAGAATTATATAAACAATTTGATTCTATTAAACAGCAGAGTGAACTTATTGAAAAAAGGGAAAAAGTTATTCAAAATGAAAAAGAACTTCTTAAAGACTTTTCATTAATTATTGAAAAAAGTAGGGAAACTTTTAATGAAATTTTCGAAAAACAAAAGAATACTGTTGATAAGTTAGAAAAAGTGGAGACGCTAATCCAGAGTATTATTGAAAATAAAGCTGACCTAAATAGCCTAAATGAGAATGTTTTAGAAGTGATTAATAATTTTAAAAGATTCACGGACGAATTTAATTCTAACTTTAATGAATTTATTTCGAGTATTAATAGAGTTACTCAACAGATTCCAAACCAAATGTCTTTAAAATACAAAAATGCTTTTGAAGAAATGGAAAATTTTACTATAGAATTTTTCTCAAAATTTAAGGAGATTTCTGTTTACTTAAATAATACAATTGATGATTTTGAAAAGTCATTAGAGTATTTTAATTATTCTTTAAACAATATTAGAAATGATATAGAGTTTGCAATAAAAGATTTTAAAAATTCTTTGGTTCAATTATTGGAAGACTATTATAAAATTAGTAACAATATTAATGATGAAGAGGAGAGAAAAAATGAATAG
- a CDS encoding OmpA family protein — MNRKFNPWISYSDLFSALLLIFVLLLSLTLLQYTYAIQNKETRLKEIIGIKAKIVEELVNTFKDLDLEIQVDPNSGAIIINNDILFNYNDYTLSTKGKNILLKVIKTYLNVILKPEYETYIAEFYLEGNSDPTGTYEYNIDLSMKRAFEVFKYLRENLDEIPYQELFFKKLVVSGKGYNNPIIENGKINYTKSRRVELKFTLKDHEMIREILEIFQN; from the coding sequence ATGAATAGGAAATTTAACCCTTGGATTTCATACTCAGATTTATTTTCTGCTTTGCTTTTAATATTTGTATTACTATTATCGCTGACATTGCTTCAATATACTTATGCGATACAAAACAAAGAAACAAGATTGAAAGAAATAATTGGTATAAAAGCAAAAATTGTTGAAGAATTAGTGAATACTTTTAAAGATTTAGATTTGGAAATTCAAGTTGATCCAAATTCTGGTGCAATAATAATTAATAATGATATCTTGTTTAACTATAATGACTACACTCTGTCAACCAAGGGTAAAAATATTTTATTAAAGGTTATTAAAACATATTTAAATGTTATACTTAAACCTGAATACGAAACATATATTGCAGAATTTTATTTAGAAGGAAATTCTGATCCTACTGGAACTTATGAATATAACATAGATCTTTCAATGAAAAGAGCCTTTGAAGTCTTTAAATATTTAAGAGAAAATTTAGATGAAATACCCTATCAGGAGTTGTTTTTCAAAAAATTAGTAGTTTCTGGAAAAGGATATAACAATCCGATTATAGAGAATGGAAAAATAAATTATACAAAAAGTCGAAGAGTAGAATTAAAATTTACATTGAAAGATCACGAAATGATTAGAGAAATTTTAGAGATATTCCAAAATTAA
- the pgeF gene encoding peptidoglycan editing factor PgeF, which yields MQIGNYVCKEINGLFLCRSSLLCQFNKLFHIVTTRKVNKNQFNIDELDMSFNNENFKDHYILLSDNLGLDLNKFIFTNQVHENKVEYVTSKNLKGEFYENVISKTDGLITDEKGIFLVTKYADCMPIIAYDPIKNVVGVAHSGWRGTLIDMPKYLIIKMMNEFGSNPENIFVSIGPSIGPESFEVGKDVAESFAKKFGDMFIMESNDKYFVNLWKIAENQIYEMGVRNIEISLIDTYRNTDYFYSYRKEKTKKRFAVIVGLIP from the coding sequence ATGCAAATAGGAAATTATGTTTGCAAAGAAATAAATGGACTTTTTCTTTGTAGATCAAGCCTTTTATGTCAGTTTAATAAATTATTTCATATAGTTACAACACGAAAAGTAAATAAAAATCAATTTAATATTGATGAGCTTGACATGTCTTTTAATAATGAAAATTTTAAAGATCATTATATTTTACTTTCAGACAATTTAGGACTAGATTTAAACAAATTTATCTTCACAAATCAAGTTCATGAAAACAAAGTTGAATATGTAACTAGTAAAAACTTAAAAGGTGAATTTTATGAAAATGTAATTAGTAAAACAGATGGGCTCATTACTGATGAAAAGGGAATATTTTTAGTTACCAAATATGCAGATTGTATGCCAATAATTGCATATGATCCTATTAAAAATGTTGTAGGTGTTGCCCATTCAGGATGGCGTGGGACATTGATTGATATGCCGAAATATCTTATTATTAAGATGATGAATGAATTCGGCAGCAATCCAGAAAATATTTTTGTAAGTATAGGACCATCTATTGGACCAGAAAGCTTTGAAGTAGGCAAAGATGTAGCAGAAAGTTTTGCAAAAAAGTTTGGTGATATGTTTATCATGGAAAGTAACGATAAATATTTTGTCAATTTATGGAAAATAGCAGAAAATCAAATATATGAAATGGGAGTTAGAAATATAGAAATATCACTAATTGATACTTATAGAAATACAGATTATTTTTATTCCTATAGGAAAGAGAAGACAAAAAAAAGATTTGCTGTGATTGTTGGATTGATACCTTAA
- a CDS encoding lysoplasmalogenase: MKKIIFILFVIITTTFFSIQFEIKLPIFDKNNGVYQIYTFEHQNKLEVTVVFWDEDHPNPFIDFIYDIYRFFKWGRFYDIETFFILDDKVIFEDDYCNSQSYFQTEKLHNYKELSTNTFEKDGEKLVIYVSTWNHMFSNKPLPNTSYITYYPTVLVGTRSDVEQFFSWHKNKKLITTFSFSLIVVIFAILTIFIKKMPKSKVIFKVLTTFTIFLIALLNSSGSEFLIVTGLLFGMIGDFLLEFEDKFLHGMFSFLIGHIFYSLSFLIKFGVPSILVFFIILPILLILNFVILFKKAENFKLPILVYTVAIGIMFSFTFAPAFKDIYYLRCMLPLAGGLFVFSDFLIAIEKFVRKIKYSEIIILGTYFLAQLIIALSTIF, from the coding sequence ATGAAAAAGATCATTTTTATATTATTTGTTATTATTACAACAACCTTTTTTTCAATTCAGTTCGAGATTAAATTACCTATCTTTGATAAAAATAATGGGGTTTATCAAATTTATACATTTGAACATCAAAATAAACTTGAAGTTACTGTAGTTTTCTGGGATGAAGATCATCCTAATCCATTTATTGATTTTATCTATGATATATATCGTTTTTTTAAATGGGGAAGATTTTATGATATTGAAACATTCTTTATTTTAGATGATAAAGTAATTTTTGAAGATGATTATTGCAATTCTCAATCATATTTTCAGACAGAAAAATTGCATAATTACAAAGAATTATCAACTAATACCTTTGAAAAAGATGGAGAAAAATTGGTAATATACGTTTCTACCTGGAATCATATGTTTTCAAATAAACCTCTTCCTAATACAAGCTATATAACTTATTATCCCACTGTTCTTGTTGGAACTAGAAGTGATGTTGAACAATTTTTTAGTTGGCATAAAAATAAAAAACTTATTACTACGTTTTCTTTTTCTTTAATAGTTGTTATTTTTGCTATTTTAACAATTTTTATTAAGAAAATGCCAAAAAGTAAGGTCATTTTTAAAGTGCTAACAACGTTTACAATATTTCTTATTGCACTATTGAACTCCTCAGGTTCTGAATTCTTAATTGTCACTGGGCTGCTTTTTGGAATGATAGGAGACTTTCTTTTAGAATTTGAAGATAAATTCTTACACGGAATGTTTTCATTTCTAATTGGTCATATCTTTTATTCACTATCCTTTTTAATAAAATTTGGTGTTCCAAGTATTTTAGTATTTTTTATAATACTTCCTATTTTGTTAATTCTCAATTTTGTTATTTTATTTAAAAAAGCTGAAAACTTTAAACTCCCAATTTTAGTCTATACAGTTGCCATTGGCATAATGTTTTCCTTTACATTTGCCCCTGCATTTAAAGACATATATTATTTAAGATGTATGTTGCCACTAGCAGGTGGATTATTTGTTTTCTCCGATTTTTTAATTGCTATTGAAAAGTTTGTAAGAAAAATAAAATATTCTGAGATAATTATATTAGGTACGTATTTTTTAGCTCAGCTTATAATAGCTCTATCTACTATCTTTTAA
- a CDS encoding EamA family transporter: MHYITAIMSAFSSSVTSIFGKLSLNVGASALQILFLRFFFSLIISGLFFVLLKKKINIKYLLFFGIFGIVNYGIAAYLFFYGLRFLNPAYATVLFFSNPIFVLIFQKLIYKGNFSVFNLFAVVLSFTGIILSNLAEKSIGGSENLVFGSLLVILAAIFNALFITLVGDKIKKLQLSPFESSFYTFLGVTILYFIILFANKELYSLKPDYYIYGLLLAVFSTLIPLTLNYFSLRKINSTTLSLIMPLEIVFASILSFIFFDEMFNILKVLGFSFVVVAPILERVKIKK, translated from the coding sequence ATGCATTATATTACAGCAATAATGTCTGCTTTTTCATCATCAGTAACTTCTATTTTTGGTAAGTTATCATTAAATGTAGGAGCATCTGCGCTTCAGATATTGTTTTTAAGATTCTTTTTTTCACTCATTATTTCAGGACTGTTTTTTGTTTTATTAAAAAAGAAAATTAACATTAAATATTTACTGTTTTTTGGGATTTTTGGAATCGTTAATTATGGAATTGCAGCTTATCTTTTCTTTTATGGGTTAAGATTTCTGAATCCGGCATATGCCACAGTTTTGTTTTTCTCAAATCCAATATTTGTATTAATATTTCAGAAACTAATATATAAAGGTAATTTCAGTGTATTTAATTTATTCGCTGTAGTTTTATCTTTTACTGGGATAATATTATCAAATTTAGCAGAAAAAAGTATAGGTGGATCCGAAAATTTAGTATTTGGAAGCTTATTAGTTATCCTTGCAGCAATTTTTAACGCATTGTTTATTACATTAGTTGGGGATAAAATAAAAAAACTACAATTAAGTCCATTTGAAAGCAGTTTTTATACATTTTTGGGAGTAACAATTTTGTATTTTATAATCTTATTTGCAAATAAAGAATTGTATTCTTTAAAACCAGATTATTACATTTACGGCTTACTACTTGCAGTATTTTCTACATTGATTCCTTTAACTCTAAATTATTTTTCATTAAGAAAAATTAATTCTACAACTTTATCTTTAATAATGCCACTTGAAATTGTTTTTGCAAGTATTTTATCATTTATATTTTTTGATGAAATGTTCAATATTTTAAAGGTTTTAGGTTTTTCATTTGTTGTTGTAGCTCCAATTTTAGAAAGAGTTAAGATAAAAAAGTGA
- a CDS encoding alpha/beta hydrolase, with protein MIYEYDKTIPFNLEIEKYENYSLLKFDTVYEPDIPESKKIYVYKYNSENPLGRLIFLHGIGNGHIPYLMWFAEKFSKMGLETYFLIHPYHQKRAKTDWEGGEPFYHHSPAHCVVRFHQAVKDVRRTIDLIEEIENKLPIGIMGFSFGGMIATISMALDKRIKAGVLSFTGADWRWINWYSPYLEPVREGYKKYSNEWGCKDETKCVKLREESFNKLNELKNINEIFSLKPGCFHYDPISYAKFVDQPVLFFKGMFDKIMPKNASNNLYNKLQNARKVTIPSGHKSSYFFRRVIARKSLHFFKNTLNKKL; from the coding sequence ATGATATACGAATACGATAAAACAATTCCATTTAATCTTGAAATTGAAAAATATGAAAACTATTCTCTACTAAAATTTGATACAGTATATGAGCCAGACATTCCTGAATCAAAAAAAATCTATGTGTACAAATATAATTCAGAAAATCCATTGGGAAGATTAATATTTTTACATGGCATTGGAAATGGTCATATACCATATTTAATGTGGTTTGCTGAAAAGTTTTCAAAAATGGGACTTGAAACATACTTTTTAATTCATCCATACCATCAAAAGAGGGCCAAAACTGATTGGGAAGGCGGCGAACCGTTTTATCATCATTCACCAGCTCATTGTGTTGTAAGATTCCACCAAGCAGTTAAGGATGTTAGAAGAACAATTGATTTAATTGAAGAGATAGAAAATAAATTACCTATTGGTATAATGGGCTTTAGCTTTGGTGGAATGATAGCTACTATAAGTATGGCTTTAGATAAAAGAATAAAAGCTGGTGTCTTAAGTTTTACAGGTGCTGATTGGCGATGGATAAATTGGTACTCGCCATATTTAGAACCAGTAAGAGAAGGATACAAAAAGTATAGCAATGAATGGGGATGTAAAGATGAAACCAAATGTGTAAAATTAAGAGAAGAAAGTTTCAACAAATTAAATGAATTAAAAAATATAAATGAAATTTTTTCTTTAAAGCCTGGATGCTTTCACTACGATCCAATATCATACGCTAAATTTGTAGACCAGCCAGTTTTATTTTTTAAAGGGATGTTTGACAAGATAATGCCTAAAAATGCATCAAATAATCTATACAATAAATTACAAAATGCTAGAAAAGTTACAATACCTTCTGGTCATAAATCATCCTACTTTTTTAGAAGAGTAATTGCAAGAAAAAGCTTACATTTTTTCAAAAACACATTGAATAAAAAGTTATAA
- a CDS encoding sulfite exporter TauE/SafE family protein: MAILLYLFLFFAGISAGFINVLAGGGSMLTLPVLTLLGLDISVANGTNRVGILLQNIIATKNFKKHRLFTLKEGFSIALPATIGAIFGTFTVLNLNKELLEKIIGTIFLFMSFFILYKPKLWEEGKKVKRNYLITFIVFFAIGFYGGFIQAGVGFFLILGLVLVEGNNIIKTNALKVFVVLNYTVFSFLIFLLNGKVDILKGLVLAAGTMIGANLGTKTALKTGAKFVRIFVFLMIVISAIKYIL; encoded by the coding sequence ATGGCAATACTGTTATACTTATTTCTCTTTTTTGCAGGAATTTCAGCAGGTTTTATAAATGTTCTTGCTGGTGGTGGATCAATGCTTACACTACCTGTATTAACACTGCTTGGACTTGATATTTCTGTAGCAAATGGTACTAACAGGGTAGGTATTTTACTTCAAAACATAATTGCAACAAAAAATTTTAAAAAACATAGACTTTTTACGTTAAAAGAGGGATTTTCAATTGCTTTGCCTGCAACTATTGGTGCAATCTTTGGTACTTTTACTGTCTTAAATTTAAACAAAGAACTTCTTGAAAAGATTATTGGTACTATTTTTTTGTTTATGAGCTTTTTTATATTGTATAAACCAAAACTATGGGAAGAGGGAAAAAAAGTGAAAAGAAATTATCTAATCACTTTTATAGTATTTTTTGCAATAGGATTTTATGGCGGCTTTATTCAAGCTGGTGTAGGATTTTTTCTAATTCTAGGATTAGTATTGGTTGAAGGAAATAATATTATTAAAACTAATGCTTTAAAAGTATTTGTTGTTTTAAATTATACTGTATTTTCATTTCTTATTTTTTTATTAAATGGGAAAGTTGATATATTAAAAGGTCTTGTTCTTGCAGCAGGAACAATGATAGGTGCTAATTTAGGCACAAAAACAGCACTAAAAACAGGTGCCAAATTTGTTAGAATATTTGTGTTTTTGATGATTGTAATCTCAGCAATAAAATATATATTATAA
- a CDS encoding penicillin-binding transpeptidase domain-containing protein, with protein sequence MKNPRVIFLYFIFVILIFVEIVKLFEINKIEENTIVYEKIPSLRGKIYDCNNQLLATSLPFYVAYFDVDFFKRLYNPSYDLDIKLLESRFNVKIDFNKRFVKLGESFDINVLKQKIPVELRKFVNISINEKRLRLENFGLEQIIGIVRDGNGVNGVEKSFNEKLSKKQDGEINLKVSGGVTKEASIIQYIPPINGETLVLSIDTNIQKILYELAFDSKINYHAENVGIILMETKTGKIRALVTTNNWPDYFMGYIEPGSAMKPMFYSAALDLGVITEDSTFVCKGYIYPDSELDIKINDIHPHGLIDLKEAILESCNVVAVSTSKKIIEEYNYETLYNIFKTFGFGEQTGIELPNEIEGVLNSPDKWSKIEWAYLPIGYSIGVTPLQLITAFNSIFNDGILIKPTLIENGIPKKYRVMSTNTANKMKNFLKEVVENGTGIFAKIPGMDIYGKTGTSEIPGKEGSYIMTFEGNFSLNNIDYTALVWVTNPEGYSLSSYVAAPIFKQVVLKLKKYYSKDNRMIYVTPGLVPNIVGWNIRQVFALEKYFKIKIVGKGLYVKKQFPEPGSFNEEIVVYLGE encoded by the coding sequence ATGAAAAATCCGCGAGTAATATTCTTGTATTTTATATTTGTTATTTTAATTTTTGTTGAGATAGTTAAACTTTTTGAGATTAATAAGATTGAAGAAAACACTATAGTTTATGAAAAAATACCTTCATTGAGAGGTAAAATTTATGATTGTAATAACCAACTTCTTGCAACTAGTCTTCCGTTCTATGTTGCATATTTTGATGTTGATTTTTTTAAAAGACTGTATAATCCTTCTTATGATTTAGATATAAAGCTTCTTGAAAGTCGATTTAATGTTAAAATAGACTTTAATAAAAGATTTGTTAAATTAGGAGAATCTTTTGATATAAATGTATTGAAACAAAAAATACCTGTTGAATTAAGAAAGTTTGTTAATATTAGTATAAATGAAAAAAGACTGCGATTGGAAAATTTTGGGTTAGAACAGATAATAGGAATAGTCAGAGACGGCAACGGTGTAAATGGTGTAGAAAAGTCTTTTAATGAGAAATTATCAAAGAAGCAAGATGGTGAGATTAATTTAAAAGTTTCAGGTGGTGTTACAAAAGAAGCATCAATAATTCAATATATTCCACCAATTAATGGTGAAACTCTTGTTTTATCAATAGACACGAATATACAAAAAATATTGTATGAGTTAGCATTTGATTCAAAAATTAATTATCATGCAGAGAATGTAGGAATAATTTTAATGGAAACAAAGACTGGTAAAATAAGAGCTTTAGTAACGACAAATAATTGGCCTGATTATTTTATGGGATACATTGAACCAGGTTCAGCAATGAAACCAATGTTTTATTCAGCTGCACTAGATCTTGGTGTTATTACTGAGGATTCAACATTTGTTTGCAAAGGTTATATTTATCCAGATAGTGAGTTAGATATAAAGATTAATGATATCCACCCTCATGGTTTGATAGATTTGAAAGAAGCAATTTTAGAGTCATGTAATGTTGTCGCAGTTTCAACTTCTAAAAAAATAATCGAAGAATACAATTATGAAACTTTATATAATATTTTTAAAACTTTTGGTTTTGGTGAACAAACTGGTATTGAGCTACCGAATGAAATTGAGGGAGTTTTAAATTCTCCAGATAAATGGTCAAAAATTGAATGGGCATATTTACCAATAGGATATTCAATTGGAGTAACTCCATTACAATTAATAACAGCATTTAATAGTATTTTTAATGATGGTATATTAATAAAACCAACATTAATTGAAAATGGTATTCCTAAAAAATACAGAGTAATGTCTACTAATACAGCTAATAAGATGAAAAATTTTTTGAAAGAAGTTGTAGAAAATGGTACAGGAATTTTTGCAAAAATTCCTGGAATGGATATTTATGGTAAGACCGGTACAAGCGAAATTCCAGGTAAAGAAGGGAGTTATATTATGACATTTGAGGGTAATTTTTCTTTAAATAACATAGATTATACTGCTTTAGTTTGGGTTACAAATCCTGAGGGATATTCACTTTCAAGTTATGTGGCAGCTCCAATATTTAAACAAGTAGTTTTAAAATTAAAGAAATATTATTCAAAAGATAATAGAATGATTTATGTAACACCTGGTTTGGTTCCTAATATTGTAGGATGGAATATTAGGCAAGTATTTGCTTTAGAAAAATATTTTAAAATAAAAATTGTTGGAAAAGGGTTGTATGTAAAAAAACAGTTTCCAGAGCCAGGAAGTTTTAATGAAGAAATAGTTGTTTATTTAGGTGAGTGA
- the rsmH gene encoding 16S rRNA (cytosine(1402)-N(4))-methyltransferase RsmH, with protein MRKYEDKHIPVMPKEVIEHLIWKKDGIYVDCTVGEGGHTSLMASVSPNIFVIGLDIDSEVLTIAEKNLSSFSNVKLFKSSYVDLPVVLKALNIEKVSGILIDLGISTYQLKAEGRGFTFNRDEPLDMRMNLEQKKTAYDVVNFYSEKELADIIFKYGEERFSRRIARSIVNSRPINSTLELVEAIRKALPPQEIRKRKRHFATKTFQAIRIEVNGELSNIENFLNNVPDLLEIGGRLAVISFHSLEDRLVKHFIKNSNKLRQIVGPIIPSKEEIDENPRARSAKLRIAERI; from the coding sequence GTGAGAAAATATGAAGATAAGCATATTCCAGTAATGCCTAAAGAAGTTATTGAACATCTTATTTGGAAAAAAGATGGAATATATGTTGACTGTACAGTTGGTGAAGGTGGTCATACTTCCCTTATGGCCTCAGTTTCGCCTAATATTTTTGTTATTGGTTTAGATATTGATTCTGAAGTGTTGACCATTGCAGAAAAAAATCTTTCCAGCTTTAGTAATGTTAAACTCTTCAAGTCTTCCTATGTTGACCTTCCTGTTGTTTTAAAAGCCCTTAATATTGAAAAGGTTTCTGGAATCTTGATTGACCTAGGTATATCAACTTATCAGCTGAAAGCTGAAGGTAGAGGTTTTACGTTTAATAGGGATGAGCCTCTTGATATGCGTATGAATTTAGAACAGAAAAAAACAGCATATGATGTTGTAAATTTTTATTCTGAAAAAGAACTTGCAGATATTATTTTTAAGTATGGTGAAGAAAGATTTTCTAGAAGAATTGCAAGAAGTATTGTAAATAGTAGACCAATTAATTCTACTTTAGAATTAGTTGAAGCAATAAGAAAAGCTTTACCACCTCAGGAAATAAGGAAAAGAAAAAGACATTTTGCCACAAAAACTTTTCAAGCGATTCGAATTGAAGTAAACGGTGAACTAAGTAACATTGAAAATTTTTTAAATAACGTTCCTGATTTGTTAGAAATTGGGGGTAGACTTGCAGTTATTTCATTTCATTCACTTGAGGATAGACTTGTAAAACATTTTATTAAAAATTCAAACAAATTAAGGCAAATAGTTGGTCCAATAATACCTAGTAAAGAAGAAATTGATGAGAATCCAAGAGCAAGAAGTGCAAAATTAAGAATAGCGGAGCGAATTTAG
- a CDS encoding 8-oxoguanine deaminase: MRKLFKNISYIYTFDEKIGDIENGYILVEDNVIREVGRNWENIEADKVYDLDGYMVIPGFVNTHHHMFQSLTRGLAADKKLFDWLVFHYEIWKFIDEEAIYISSLIALYEMIKTGVTATTDHLYLYPYGNNKLFDAEIEAAKLIGVRFHPTRGSMSLSRKNGGLPPDSVVQTDDEILQESVRVIEKYHDPSKYSMLRVALAPCSPFSVTPYLMKETVKIADKYDVLLHTHLAETRDEEEYCLEKFGKRPVDYMEELGWLNNKVWFAHMVWLSKEDMEKLSKNDVGMAHCPSSNMRLGSGIAPVTELKNKIRIGIAVDGSASNDTNNMIMEARNALLLQRAKYGANALTVREVLRMATIGGASVLKMDDYIGKIAPEMAADFIGFKLDKVEFAGGLHNPINSILLCDPKQVDLSVINGEMKIFNGEFTSFEISDFLEKHNMISKKLLKKAGILLEI; encoded by the coding sequence GTGAGAAAATTATTTAAAAATATATCTTATATTTACACATTTGATGAAAAAATTGGAGATATTGAGAATGGTTATATTTTAGTGGAAGATAATGTAATTAGAGAGGTTGGAAGAAATTGGGAGAATATTGAAGCAGATAAAGTATATGATTTAGATGGATATATGGTTATTCCTGGTTTTGTAAATACACATCATCATATGTTTCAATCACTTACTAGAGGACTTGCTGCAGACAAAAAACTTTTTGATTGGCTTGTTTTTCACTACGAAATATGGAAATTCATAGATGAAGAGGCAATTTATATAAGTAGTTTAATAGCACTCTATGAAATGATTAAAACTGGTGTTACAGCAACAACTGATCATCTTTATCTTTACCCTTATGGAAATAACAAGCTTTTTGATGCAGAAATCGAAGCTGCAAAATTGATAGGTGTAAGGTTTCATCCTACAAGAGGAAGTATGTCGCTTAGTAGAAAAAACGGAGGTCTTCCTCCAGATAGTGTTGTTCAAACTGACGATGAAATATTGCAAGAAAGTGTTAGAGTTATAGAAAAATATCATGATCCAAGCAAATATTCTATGCTTAGAGTTGCGCTTGCGCCTTGTTCGCCGTTTTCGGTGACACCATACTTGATGAAAGAGACTGTAAAAATTGCTGATAAATATGATGTTTTACTTCATACACACCTTGCTGAAACAAGAGATGAAGAAGAATATTGTCTTGAAAAATTTGGGAAAAGGCCCGTAGATTATATGGAGGAACTTGGTTGGCTTAACAATAAAGTGTGGTTTGCTCACATGGTTTGGTTGAGTAAAGAAGATATGGAAAAACTTTCAAAAAATGATGTTGGAATGGCACATTGTCCTTCTTCAAATATGAGGTTAGGCTCTGGAATTGCTCCAGTAACTGAGTTAAAGAATAAAATCAGAATAGGAATTGCTGTGGATGGTAGTGCAAGTAATGATACAAATAACATGATAATGGAAGCAAGAAATGCACTATTACTCCAGAGAGCAAAATATGGAGCCAATGCTTTAACTGTTAGGGAAGTTTTAAGAATGGCAACAATAGGTGGAGCAAGTGTTTTAAAAATGGATGATTATATTGGAAAAATAGCACCAGAAATGGCCGCAGATTTTATAGGTTTTAAGTTAGATAAGGTTGAATTTGCTGGAGGTTTACATAATCCAATAAATTCTATATTGCTTTGTGACCCAAAACAGGTTGATTTATCTGTAATTAATGGAGAAATGAAAATATTTAATGGTGAATTTACGAGCTTTGAGATTTCTGACTTTTTAGAAAAACATAATATGATCTCAAAAAAATTGTTGAAAAAGGCAGGAATTTTATTAGAAATTTAA